A window from Methylococcus mesophilus encodes these proteins:
- the gyrA gene encoding DNA gyrase subunit A: protein MTAFAKEIIPVNLEDEMKQSYLDYAMSVIVGRALPDARDGLKPVHRRVLYAMHELGNDWNKPYKKSARVVGDVIGKYHPHGDTAVYDTIVRMAQPFSLRYMLIDGQGNFGSVDGDPPAAMRYTEVRMARIAHDLLADLEKETVDFVPNYDDSESEPSVLPTRIPNLLVNGSAGIAVGMATNIPPHNLREVIDACLALIENPEATVQDLMAYIPGPDFPTAGIINGAAGIREAYLTGRGRIYLRARCHFEGEEGGRQSIIVDELPYQVNKARLLEKIAELVKEGKLEGISGLRDESDKDGMRMVIELRRAEVPEVVLNNLYQQTQMQSVFGINMVALLNGRPRLMNLRELIAAFVDHRREVVTRRTLFELRKARERAHVLEGLAVALANIDEVIELIKTSPNPAEAKERLVSRAWRPGAVTELLERADAAEASRPRDLDPVYGLREGAYYLSPTQAQAILDLRLHRLTGLEQDKIIAEYRALLEQIADLLDILAKDTRLMQVIRDELAAVREQFGDARRTEIIADRLDLSAEDLITEEDMVVTVSHEGYVKAQPLTDYRAQRRGGRGKQAAATKEEDYIEKLVVANTHDTILCFSSSGKVYWLKVYELPVASRTARGRPFVNLLPLEEGERINAILPIREFDEAHFIFMATASGTVKKVALSEFERPRPSGKIAIELREDDRLVNVAITNGEQDVMLFSSDGKVVCFKETDVRAMGRTAAGVRGMTLQEGQKVIALIIASEGTVLNITENGYGKRTRLEDFPRHRRGGQGVIAIQTSARNGAVVGAALVEDDDELMLITDAGTLVRTRVGEISVLSRNTQGVTVIRLNGGEKVVGMDRIGNLPDSEGEEPEDGSEDSADSE from the coding sequence ATGACAGCCTTCGCCAAAGAAATCATTCCGGTCAACCTCGAAGACGAGATGAAGCAGTCCTACCTCGATTACGCCATGAGCGTGATTGTGGGACGCGCCCTGCCGGATGCCCGCGACGGTCTCAAGCCGGTGCATCGCCGCGTGCTGTATGCCATGCACGAGCTCGGCAACGACTGGAACAAGCCCTACAAAAAATCGGCCCGCGTGGTCGGCGACGTGATCGGTAAATACCATCCGCACGGGGACACGGCGGTGTACGACACCATCGTCCGCATGGCCCAGCCGTTCTCGCTGCGCTACATGCTGATCGACGGCCAGGGCAATTTCGGCTCGGTGGACGGCGACCCGCCGGCGGCCATGCGTTACACAGAGGTGCGCATGGCCCGCATCGCCCACGATCTGCTGGCGGACCTGGAAAAGGAAACCGTCGATTTCGTCCCCAACTACGACGATTCCGAGAGCGAACCTTCGGTCCTGCCGACACGGATCCCCAATTTGCTGGTCAACGGTTCGGCAGGCATCGCGGTCGGCATGGCTACCAACATTCCGCCGCACAATCTCCGGGAAGTCATCGATGCCTGCCTGGCGCTGATCGAAAATCCCGAGGCGACGGTGCAGGATTTGATGGCATATATCCCCGGCCCCGATTTCCCCACCGCTGGCATCATCAACGGCGCCGCCGGTATCCGCGAAGCCTATCTCACCGGCCGCGGCCGCATCTACCTCCGTGCCCGTTGCCATTTCGAGGGCGAGGAGGGAGGACGCCAGAGCATCATCGTCGACGAACTGCCGTACCAGGTGAACAAGGCGCGGCTGCTGGAGAAGATCGCCGAGCTGGTCAAGGAGGGCAAGCTGGAAGGCATCTCCGGACTGCGCGACGAGTCGGACAAGGACGGCATGCGCATGGTGATCGAACTGCGGCGCGCCGAAGTGCCGGAAGTGGTGCTGAACAATCTCTACCAGCAGACACAGATGCAGAGCGTGTTCGGCATCAACATGGTGGCCCTGCTGAACGGCCGCCCGCGTTTGATGAATCTGCGCGAACTGATCGCCGCCTTCGTCGACCATCGCCGCGAGGTGGTGACCCGGCGTACTCTGTTCGAGCTGCGTAAGGCGCGCGAGCGGGCGCATGTATTGGAAGGCCTGGCGGTGGCGCTGGCCAACATCGACGAAGTCATCGAGCTGATCAAGACCTCACCGAACCCCGCCGAGGCCAAGGAGCGCCTGGTTTCGCGCGCCTGGCGGCCGGGCGCGGTGACCGAGCTGCTGGAGCGGGCCGACGCCGCCGAAGCCTCCCGGCCGCGCGATCTGGACCCGGTCTACGGCCTGCGCGAGGGCGCGTATTACCTGTCGCCGACCCAGGCCCAGGCCATCCTGGACCTGCGGCTGCACCGCCTCACCGGCCTGGAGCAGGACAAGATCATCGCCGAATACCGGGCGCTGCTGGAGCAGATCGCCGACCTGCTGGACATCCTGGCCAAGGATACGCGCCTGATGCAGGTGATCCGAGACGAACTGGCCGCCGTCCGCGAACAGTTCGGCGATGCCCGCCGAACCGAGATCATTGCCGACCGCCTCGATCTTTCCGCCGAAGACCTGATCACCGAGGAAGACATGGTGGTGACGGTATCGCACGAGGGCTACGTCAAGGCTCAGCCGCTGACGGATTACCGCGCCCAGCGCCGCGGCGGCCGCGGCAAGCAGGCGGCGGCTACCAAGGAAGAGGACTACATCGAGAAGCTGGTCGTGGCCAACACCCACGACACCATCCTGTGCTTCAGCAGCAGCGGCAAGGTGTACTGGCTCAAGGTTTACGAACTCCCAGTCGCCAGCCGAACCGCACGCGGGCGCCCCTTCGTCAACCTGCTGCCGTTGGAGGAAGGCGAACGTATCAACGCCATCCTGCCGATCCGTGAATTCGACGAAGCCCATTTCATCTTCATGGCCACCGCCTCCGGCACGGTCAAGAAAGTCGCGCTCAGCGAATTCGAACGACCGCGGCCGAGCGGCAAGATCGCCATCGAGCTGCGCGAGGACGATCGTCTGGTCAATGTAGCGATCACCAACGGCGAGCAGGACGTGATGCTGTTCAGCAGCGACGGCAAAGTGGTGTGCTTCAAGGAGACCGACGTGCGCGCAATGGGCCGCACCGCCGCCGGGGTGCGCGGCATGACCCTGCAGGAAGGGCAGAAAGTCATCGCCCTGATCATCGCCAGCGAAGGCACGGTGCTCAACATCACCGAAAACGGCTACGGCAAGCGCACGCGTCTGGAGGATTTCCCCCGCCACCGGCGCGGCGGGCAGGGCGTGATCGCCATCCAGACCAGCGCCCGCAATGGTGCAGTGGTCGGCGCCGCCCTGGTCGAGGACGACGACGAACTCATGCTGATCACCGACGCCGGCACCCTGGTGCGGACGCGGGTGGGGGAAATCTCCGTCCTGAGCCGCAACACCCAGGGCGTCACTGTCATCCGGCTGAACGGCGGCGAGAAGGTCGTCGGCATGGATCGTATCGGCAATCTGCCCGATTCCGAAGGGGAAGAACCGGAGGACGGGTCCGAAGACAGCGCGGACTCGGAATGA
- the serC gene encoding 3-phosphoserine/phosphohydroxythreonine transaminase, which translates to MTRIYNFSAGPSMLPEAVLRRAGEEILDWGDSGMSVMEMSHRGKHFCSIAERTEADLRELLAIPPEYKVLFLQGGATAQFAMVPMNLLRDRAAACYVDTGIWSGKAIEEASRYCEVGVAATAKAGGFTTVPPRSEWRIDPEAAYLHYTSNETINGVEFQDVPDSAGLPLVCDMSSNILSRPVDVSRFGLIYAGAQKNMGPAGITVVIVREDLIGKTIPGTPTMFDYKKHGDNGSMLNTPPTYIWYLLGLVLEWLKQEGGVAAMEARNIRKAQKLYAAVDASAFYSNPIDPAFRSRMNVPFRLADAGLEKIFAAEAAGHGLVALEGHRSVGGLRASIYNAMPDAGVDALIAFMADFERRYG; encoded by the coding sequence ATGACACGCATCTACAATTTCAGCGCGGGCCCCTCGATGCTGCCGGAGGCGGTGCTGCGCCGCGCCGGGGAGGAAATCCTCGATTGGGGCGACAGCGGCATGTCGGTGATGGAAATGAGCCATCGCGGCAAGCATTTCTGTTCCATCGCCGAAAGGACGGAAGCCGACCTGCGTGAACTGCTCGCCATTCCGCCGGAATACAAGGTGCTGTTCCTGCAGGGCGGTGCCACCGCCCAGTTCGCCATGGTGCCGATGAACCTGCTGCGTGACCGGGCTGCGGCCTGCTACGTCGATACCGGCATCTGGTCGGGAAAGGCGATCGAGGAGGCCAGCCGATATTGCGAGGTCGGCGTTGCGGCTACCGCCAAGGCGGGCGGTTTCACGACCGTGCCGCCGCGCAGCGAATGGCGGATCGATCCCGAAGCGGCTTATCTCCATTACACCAGCAACGAGACGATCAACGGCGTGGAATTCCAGGATGTCCCGGATTCCGCCGGCTTGCCCCTGGTGTGCGACATGTCCTCGAACATCCTGTCCCGGCCGGTCGATGTGAGCCGGTTCGGCCTGATCTATGCCGGCGCCCAGAAGAACATGGGGCCGGCGGGCATCACCGTGGTCATCGTCCGGGAAGACCTGATCGGCAAGACCATCCCCGGCACGCCCACCATGTTCGACTACAAGAAGCATGGGGACAACGGCTCCATGCTCAACACACCGCCGACCTACATCTGGTATCTGCTCGGACTGGTGCTGGAATGGCTGAAGCAGGAGGGCGGCGTGGCAGCCATGGAAGCGCGCAACATCCGCAAAGCGCAAAAACTCTATGCCGCCGTAGACGCCTCGGCGTTCTATTCCAATCCGATCGATCCCGCCTTCCGCTCGCGCATGAACGTGCCTTTCCGCCTCGCCGACGCCGGGCTGGAAAAGATCTTCGCGGCCGAGGCCGCCGGCCACGGACTGGTGGCGCTGGAGGGCCATCGCTCGGTCGGGGGCCTGCGCGCCAGCATCTACAACGCGATGCCCGACGCCGGGGTAGATGCGCTCATCGCCTTCATGGCGGACTTCGAGCGCAGGTACGGCTAG
- a CDS encoding phosphoglycerate dehydrogenase: protein MYKILTYNNISVAGLERLPRDHYEVASEIQHPDAILLRSFDLHGVAIPDSVHCIGRAGAGVNNIPVEECSRRGIPVFNAPGANANAVKELVVAGMLLAARHICEAWDFTRSLAGDDAAIAQAVERGKKNFAGTELAGKTLGVLGLGAVGVGVANAAVSLGMNVAGFDPALTVERAWQLSAAVSRAGGIDDLIARADFISLHVPLNGETRHMIGAGRLESVKKGAVLLNFSRAGIVDEPAVRAALEDGRLSAYVSDFPTAGLMGLKGTILLPHLGASTVEAEDNCAVMVADQIRDFLENGNIRNSVNYPTVEMPRCDAHRIGVANENVPNMVSQISAALGEANLNILELLNKSRGEYAYTLIDLNAEVPPAVLDRIAKIRGVLSVHPLSAYES, encoded by the coding sequence ATGTACAAGATACTGACATACAACAATATTTCCGTCGCGGGGCTGGAGCGCCTGCCGCGCGACCACTACGAGGTTGCTTCGGAGATCCAGCATCCGGATGCCATTTTGCTGCGGTCCTTCGATCTGCACGGCGTGGCGATCCCGGATTCGGTCCACTGCATCGGCCGGGCCGGCGCCGGGGTCAACAACATTCCGGTGGAGGAATGCAGCCGGCGCGGCATCCCGGTATTCAACGCGCCGGGCGCAAATGCCAATGCCGTCAAGGAACTCGTCGTCGCCGGGATGCTGCTGGCAGCGCGGCACATCTGCGAGGCCTGGGATTTCACGCGTTCCCTCGCGGGCGATGACGCGGCCATCGCCCAGGCGGTCGAACGGGGTAAGAAGAATTTCGCCGGCACCGAGCTGGCCGGCAAGACGCTGGGCGTGCTCGGTCTGGGAGCGGTCGGCGTCGGCGTCGCCAATGCCGCGGTATCCCTGGGGATGAACGTGGCCGGTTTCGATCCGGCGCTCACCGTGGAGCGCGCCTGGCAGCTTTCCGCCGCCGTCTCCCGCGCCGGCGGCATTGACGACCTGATCGCCCGCGCCGACTTCATCAGCCTGCACGTGCCGCTCAACGGCGAAACCCGGCACATGATCGGCGCCGGCCGGCTGGAATCCGTGAAAAAAGGGGCCGTGCTGCTCAACTTCTCGCGTGCCGGTATCGTCGACGAGCCTGCCGTACGCGCGGCGCTGGAGGACGGCCGGCTTTCCGCTTACGTCAGCGATTTCCCAACGGCCGGTCTCATGGGCCTTAAAGGTACCATTCTGCTGCCACACCTGGGCGCGTCGACGGTCGAGGCCGAGGACAACTGCGCGGTCATGGTCGCGGACCAGATCCGCGATTTCCTCGAAAACGGCAACATCCGCAATTCGGTCAACTATCCGACGGTCGAAATGCCGCGGTGCGACGCCCATCGCATCGGCGTCGCCAACGAGAACGTCCCCAATATGGTGAGCCAGATCTCGGCGGCCTTGGGGGAGGCGAACCTGAACATTCTCGAGCTGTTGAACAAGTCGCGCGGCGAATACGCCTATACGCTTATCGACCTCAACGCCGAAGTTCCGCCAGCGGTTCTGGACAGGATCGCGAAAATCCGCGGGGTCCTGTCCGTCCACCCCCTGTCCGCCTACGAATCCTAG
- the pheA gene encoding prephenate dehydratase, whose amino-acid sequence MANDLSLAELRERIDQLDDRVLELLNERARCAQEVAEIKVAAGETDCFYRPEREAEVLQRLAAANPGPLGREAVIRFFREVMSECLALEKPLSVAFLGPEGTFTQQAAYRHFGHAIQAVPLPAIDEIFRAVESGACHYGVVPVENSTEGVITHTLDSFVRSSLIIAGEVQLRIHHNLLCKVPAPLDTLTEVFSHPQSLAQCREWLDRFVPGARRTPLGSNAEAARRAAETPGTAAIAGEVAAGLYGLEILERNIEDEPDNTTRFLVIGGQPVGPTGRDKTSLLLSTRNDPGALFRVIEPFARLGISMTKVESRPSRRGMWDYFFFIDVEGHQAGPTLAQALAEVREQASTMRILGSYPRALS is encoded by the coding sequence ATGGCGAACGATCTCTCTCTCGCGGAACTGCGCGAACGCATCGACCAACTCGACGACCGGGTGCTGGAACTTCTCAACGAGCGGGCAAGATGTGCTCAAGAGGTGGCGGAGATCAAGGTCGCGGCGGGTGAGACCGACTGCTTCTACCGTCCCGAACGGGAAGCGGAAGTGCTGCAGCGGCTGGCGGCGGCCAATCCCGGTCCGCTCGGCAGGGAGGCCGTGATCCGCTTCTTCCGCGAAGTGATGTCGGAATGCCTGGCCCTGGAAAAGCCACTGAGCGTCGCCTTCCTCGGTCCGGAAGGGACGTTCACCCAACAGGCCGCGTACAGGCATTTCGGCCATGCTATCCAGGCCGTCCCACTGCCGGCCATCGACGAGATCTTCCGGGCGGTGGAGAGCGGCGCTTGCCATTACGGCGTGGTGCCGGTCGAGAATTCGACCGAAGGTGTCATCACCCATACCCTGGATAGTTTCGTCCGCTCCAGTTTGATCATCGCGGGTGAGGTACAACTGCGCATCCACCACAACCTGCTGTGCAAGGTCCCTGCGCCGTTGGATACGCTGACCGAGGTGTTCTCCCATCCGCAGTCGCTGGCGCAATGCAGGGAGTGGCTGGACCGTTTCGTCCCCGGTGCGCGGCGCACGCCGCTCGGCAGTAACGCCGAAGCCGCCCGCCGTGCGGCGGAAACCCCCGGCACGGCTGCGATCGCGGGCGAAGTTGCGGCGGGGCTCTACGGCCTGGAAATCCTGGAGCGCAATATCGAGGACGAACCCGACAACACCACGCGGTTCCTGGTCATCGGCGGCCAGCCGGTGGGGCCGACCGGTCGCGACAAGACTTCCCTGCTGCTGTCTACCCGCAACGATCCCGGTGCGCTCTTCCGGGTCATCGAGCCGTTCGCGCGCCTGGGAATCAGCATGACCAAGGTGGAGTCGCGGCCTTCGCGGCGCGGCATGTGGGACTATTTTTTCTTCATCGACGTGGAAGGGCATCAGGCCGGTCCCACCTTGGCGCAGGCCCTGGCCGAGGTGCGGGAACAGGCCAGCACGATGCGCATCCTCGGCTCCTATCCGCGTGCATTGAGCTGA
- the hisC gene encoding histidinol-phosphate transaminase yields the protein MSIASLAVPGIRGLTPYQPGKPIAELEREFGLRRIVKLASNENPLGASPKALEVVRRILAGSHLYPDGSGFELKATLAEKLGVDPAQIVLGNGSNDVLDLVARVFLAPGLNAVYSEHAFAVYPIATQTAGAEGKAAPAHDGGRGPRFGHDLEAMLDRVDADTRVVFVANPNNPTGTLLGRSELHSFLSALPERIVVVVDEAYFEYASSHDYPNALDWLREFPGLIVTRTFSKAYGLAGLRVGYAVTGAEVADLLNRARQPFNVNALGLAAAAAALEDAEFLEATVRANDTGLRRLEAGLHGRSLDFIPSAGNFLSFDLGRTAGPVFDALLREGVIVRPVGNYGLPNHLRVSVGTVEEIDIFFAALDRVLGR from the coding sequence ATGAGCATCGCTTCACTCGCCGTCCCCGGCATTCGCGGACTCACGCCCTACCAGCCCGGCAAGCCGATTGCTGAACTGGAACGGGAGTTCGGTCTGCGGCGTATCGTCAAGCTCGCCTCCAACGAAAACCCTTTGGGCGCGAGCCCCAAGGCGCTCGAAGTCGTGCGGCGGATACTCGCCGGCAGCCACCTCTATCCCGATGGCAGCGGCTTCGAACTGAAGGCCACACTGGCGGAAAAACTGGGCGTCGATCCGGCGCAGATCGTCCTCGGCAACGGCTCCAACGACGTGCTCGATCTCGTGGCTCGAGTCTTCCTCGCCCCCGGACTCAACGCGGTATATTCCGAGCACGCCTTCGCGGTCTACCCCATCGCCACCCAGACGGCCGGGGCGGAGGGAAAGGCTGCCCCAGCCCACGATGGCGGCCGGGGGCCGCGCTTCGGCCACGATCTGGAGGCCATGCTGGACCGCGTCGATGCCGATACCCGCGTGGTCTTCGTTGCCAATCCGAACAATCCCACCGGGACACTGCTCGGCCGGTCCGAGTTGCATTCATTTCTGTCGGCGCTGCCCGAGCGCATCGTCGTGGTGGTGGACGAGGCTTATTTCGAGTACGCAAGTTCCCACGACTATCCGAATGCGCTGGACTGGCTGAGGGAATTTCCCGGCCTGATCGTGACCCGCACATTTTCGAAGGCCTACGGGCTGGCGGGCCTGCGGGTAGGCTATGCGGTCACCGGGGCGGAGGTCGCCGACCTGCTGAATCGGGCCAGACAGCCGTTCAACGTCAACGCCCTGGGGCTGGCCGCCGCGGCCGCCGCCCTGGAAGATGCCGAGTTCCTGGAAGCCACTGTGCGGGCAAACGACACCGGCCTGCGCCGACTGGAAGCCGGACTCCATGGACGGAGCCTCGATTTCATCCCGTCCGCCGGCAACTTCCTCAGCTTCGACCTGGGCCGGACGGCAGGCCCTGTCTTCGATGCTCTGCTGCGTGAAGGCGTCATCGTGCGTCCGGTGGGGAATTACGGCCTGCCGAACCATCTCAGGGTGTCGGTCGGCACGGTGGAGGAAATCGATATTTTCTTCGCCGCCCTGGACCGCGTGCTGGGACGATGA
- a CDS encoding prephenate dehydrogenase, whose translation MIRRLCIIGVGLIGGSAARRARGFCEEIVGIDADPENLRRAETLGVIDRGCASLERGVAAADFVLIATPVGAIEPLFRGLQPLWRSDCVYTDAGSTKGNVVEAARRVFGKVPPNFIPGHPIAGAERSGVEAADPDLFEGKRVILTPLPDSAPGALARVDAFWTHLGARVERMEVGHHDEVLAATSHLPHVLAFTLARMLGRKDEQAEIFRYAAGGFRDFTRIASSDPKMWLDICRANRGPLLELLGEYETALREVAGLVRSDDVDGLYACFSEARAAREKFLKLTESNHA comes from the coding sequence ATGATCCGCAGGCTCTGCATCATAGGGGTCGGCCTGATCGGCGGTTCGGCAGCCCGGCGCGCCCGCGGGTTTTGCGAGGAAATCGTCGGAATCGACGCGGATCCGGAGAACCTGCGGCGGGCTGAAACCCTGGGCGTCATCGATCGAGGCTGCGCCAGCCTGGAACGAGGCGTGGCTGCGGCCGATTTCGTGCTCATCGCGACGCCCGTCGGCGCGATCGAGCCGTTGTTTCGAGGGCTGCAGCCGCTCTGGCGGTCCGATTGCGTCTACACCGATGCCGGCAGCACCAAGGGCAATGTGGTGGAAGCCGCCCGGCGGGTGTTCGGCAAGGTGCCGCCCAATTTCATCCCCGGCCATCCGATCGCCGGCGCCGAGCGCAGCGGAGTGGAGGCAGCAGACCCTGATTTGTTCGAAGGTAAGCGCGTGATTTTGACGCCGTTGCCGGACAGCGCGCCGGGAGCGCTGGCGCGGGTGGATGCGTTCTGGACGCATCTGGGCGCGCGGGTCGAGCGCATGGAAGTCGGGCATCACGACGAGGTGCTGGCGGCGACCAGCCATCTGCCGCACGTGCTGGCTTTCACCCTGGCGCGGATGCTGGGCCGGAAAGACGAGCAGGCGGAGATTTTCCGCTATGCCGCGGGGGGCTTCCGCGATTTCACCCGCATCGCTTCCAGCGATCCCAAGATGTGGCTGGACATCTGCCGGGCCAACCGCGGACCGTTGCTGGAACTGCTGGGCGAATACGAAACGGCGCTGCGCGAAGTGGCGGGGCTGGTCCGCTCCGACGACGTCGACGGCTTGTACGCCTGCTTCAGCGAAGCCAGGGCCGCCCGCGAAAAATTTCTAAAGTTGACGGAAAGCAATCATGCATGA
- the aroA gene encoding 3-phosphoshikimate 1-carboxyvinyltransferase gives MHDTDVVFTARPGGRMQGDIRVPGDKSVSHRSVMLGSLAEGITEVSGFLEAEDCLATMAAFRAMGVVIEGPENGRLRIHGVGLHGLKPPAAALDLGNSGTSMRLLSGLLAGQAFDTTLTGDASLVRRPMRRVTEPLRAMGARIDTTEAGTAPLRIAGGSRLKGIDYAMPVASAQVKSCLLLAGLYAEGKTCVTEPAPTRDHTERMLAGFGYPVARDGNRVCLQSGGKLSATRIDVPADISSAAFFMVGAAISPGSDVLLRHVGINPTRTGVIEILREMGADIEILDPREVGGEPVADIRIRHRELRGIRIPEHTVPLAIDEFPALFVAAACARGETVLTGAEELRVKESDRIQVMADGLVALGIDAQPTPDGMIVQGGRLRGGAVDSRGDHRIAMSFSIAALRASGPIEIHDCANVSTSFPNFVALARTLGLDIGLS, from the coding sequence ATGCATGACACAGATGTGGTTTTCACCGCCAGGCCGGGCGGGCGGATGCAGGGCGACATCCGGGTGCCGGGCGACAAGTCCGTCTCCCACCGCTCGGTGATGCTGGGTTCGCTCGCCGAAGGCATAACCGAAGTCAGCGGCTTTCTCGAAGCCGAGGACTGCCTGGCGACGATGGCAGCGTTCCGGGCCATGGGCGTCGTGATCGAAGGCCCGGAGAACGGCCGGCTGCGCATCCACGGCGTCGGCCTGCACGGGCTGAAACCGCCCGCGGCGGCGCTGGATCTCGGCAATTCCGGCACCTCCATGCGGCTATTGAGCGGGCTGTTGGCGGGACAGGCATTCGACACCACGCTGACCGGCGATGCCTCCCTGGTGCGCCGGCCGATGCGGCGCGTGACCGAACCGCTGCGCGCCATGGGCGCGCGGATCGACACCACCGAAGCCGGCACCGCGCCGCTGCGCATCGCCGGCGGAAGCCGCCTCAAAGGGATCGACTATGCGATGCCGGTCGCCAGCGCCCAGGTGAAATCCTGTTTGCTGCTGGCGGGCCTCTACGCGGAAGGGAAGACCTGCGTCACCGAGCCGGCGCCGACCCGCGACCACACCGAACGCATGCTGGCCGGCTTCGGATACCCGGTTGCGCGCGACGGCAACCGCGTCTGCCTCCAATCCGGCGGCAAGCTTTCCGCGACCCGTATCGACGTGCCGGCGGACATTTCCTCAGCGGCGTTCTTCATGGTCGGCGCGGCGATCAGCCCCGGCTCCGATGTGCTCCTGCGCCATGTCGGGATCAATCCGACCCGTACCGGCGTCATCGAAATCCTGCGCGAAATGGGCGCCGACATCGAGATTCTCGACCCTCGCGAAGTCGGCGGCGAACCGGTGGCGGACATCCGCATCCGCCACCGCGAACTGCGCGGCATCCGCATTCCCGAGCACACCGTGCCGCTGGCCATCGACGAGTTTCCGGCCCTGTTCGTCGCCGCCGCCTGCGCCCGCGGCGAGACCGTGCTGACCGGCGCAGAGGAACTACGGGTCAAGGAAAGCGACCGCATCCAGGTCATGGCCGACGGACTGGTTGCGCTGGGCATCGATGCCCAGCCGACGCCTGACGGCATGATCGTGCAGGGCGGCAGGCTCCGCGGCGGCGCGGTCGATTCGCGCGGCGATCACCGCATCGCCATGTCGTTCTCGATCGCCGCCTTGCGCGCCTCCGGTCCTATCGAGATCCACGATTGCGCCAACGTTTCGACCTCGTTCCCCAACTTCGTCGCGCTGGCGCGGACACTGGGTCTGGACATCGGGCTGAGCTGA
- the cmk gene encoding (d)CMP kinase: protein MHNPVPVLTIDGPSGAGKGTAARAVAARLGWNFLDSGAIYRALAVAAMDREVSCEDEAALEALAHSLDLVFEATAVPRALLWGADIGDRIVTEECGNLASKVAAFPRVRQALLEKQRSFRRPPGLVADGRDMGTVVFPDALYKVFLTASAEVRALRRYNQLKEKGIDVSLANLTEEIEARDRRDRERATAPLRAADGAVVIDSSDLSVEEVILACLAVAGSR from the coding sequence ATGCACAATCCTGTTCCCGTACTCACCATTGACGGCCCCAGTGGGGCAGGCAAGGGCACCGCGGCTCGCGCAGTCGCCGCCCGATTGGGTTGGAACTTCCTCGACAGCGGAGCGATCTACAGAGCACTGGCAGTCGCGGCGATGGACCGGGAGGTTTCCTGCGAAGACGAAGCGGCGCTGGAGGCGCTCGCCCATTCGCTCGATCTGGTTTTCGAAGCGACCGCCGTCCCGCGTGCGCTCTTGTGGGGTGCCGACATCGGCGATCGGATCGTGACCGAGGAATGCGGCAATCTGGCGTCGAAAGTGGCGGCTTTCCCGCGGGTCCGCCAGGCGCTTCTCGAAAAGCAGCGTAGTTTCCGCCGACCGCCGGGCCTGGTGGCGGACGGACGCGACATGGGAACGGTGGTTTTCCCGGATGCACTTTACAAAGTGTTTCTCACCGCGAGCGCGGAAGTCCGCGCGCTTCGGCGTTATAACCAGTTGAAAGAGAAAGGCATAGATGTTAGCCTTGCCAACTTGACCGAAGAGATCGAAGCGCGTGACCGGCGCGATCGGGAGCGGGCAACCGCCCCGCTCAGAGCCGCGGACGGCGCTGTGGTCATCGATTCCTCGGATTTATCCGTCGAGGAAGTGATCCTGGCGTGTCTCGCCGTAGCGGGATCGCGCTGA